The region GTTCCCGTTGGTTCACAATGTCCTGATCAGTCCTTATGAAGAGTAAGAATCCATCAAATTTGATCTCAACCTGCATACAAGGAATagaatataaaaatagaatatcTTTGACCCTTACAGATACGTCAATGTCGGTTTATTGTGGATCAATTCCGTTTTAAATCGATGGTGGGAACAGCTTAAAACAAGTGGCTACACTGGATCTACCAAGTCTGGTTTGGATAAGTATGTTTTTTGACTCTTATTTTTGTAGTATAAGtatactaaaaaaaagttgagctGAACTCGTGAATGCACAGTTCTGGtcatgttatgtttatggttgctTGAATCCATGgaattaatactttaatccagatTCTATTTGAACTATTGCAGGAATTTCCCTGTTTTTAATCAGCAGCTGCTGGAGTTATGGCATCAAATGCCTCAATTGAAGGCTTTTCCTGGAGCTGCTGGAGACATGGCAAAGGTCAATAGTTCATGTAGTGTTGCTATTGTGCTGTTTTAAACAAGGTTTGCCTgcaaataaaccatattttctcaACAGCTCATTGATTCCTTCCTGTCTCAACTGACGTTCCATCCATGAAGAGCAAGAAAATCAACTTTCCAGAAGTAGAAATCCATCTTTTTGAGGTTTTGAAAATATGCTTATATACTCTAATCCTAAACACAAATGTATTTGCCATTCTGTGGCTGTAAtagcagacaaaaacatttttaaatacatgtatatttgtCCTTTTCTTATTTGAAAAAgctgtatttttcatttaaatgtattgctGTCTAGGAGTGaagaataaatgtatttttttttttgtattgtgtggttaaaaaaaatgatatttgtgGTAGGGAAAGGGcttattttacttcattttaattgtatttgacTTGTTTTCAGCACAAGCCCAAGCTGGACTTTAACCTTCTAACCTCTTAAATAGATTCGGAGTTGGTGAATAATTCCAGCCGACTCATCTTACCACTCACAGTAGTTTTTTATCTGACTTGACACAGATAAGATGAAGGCTTGGCGTCTGCCATTGCAGTGTGAAGTTGAGGCTGAAGTCCAGCTGAGATTGAAAGTGGTGTGCCGTTGTTGTTGCTTGTGTACTTGTTATTTCTGCTTCATTAAAGCGTCCGTGTAGGAAAAGATTggctgatatatatttttaccgtTCCGATTCCAGTGAAGGAAGGTACAGTacagtaagacttttatttagGCAGCAGCTTTGTAATAGTGTAAAATTCCTAGTCTGATTGTGTAAAATGTGTCTACAGGAGGATGATATTGAAAGTTTGGCCACTACTGCTCTTTCTGAGTGCATATGGAGTCAAGATGGAGCATCTCCAAGCAGAGAACCTTCACATGTTACCTCCTGATCAGCATAATGTGGTCATCAACCAAGGAATGAGAGGTAggtttatttatccctcttttcAATCATGCTGTCCTTAACGTGGTTATGTAAACTTACTTTTACTAAACTATGATGTTGAGGAAACTAATTTGGTAATTTAATCACAGGCACATGTCTGTACTTTGAGTGACTTTTGTGATTACTTTGAAATTCTGCATTAGCTTGTTTTTATCTGAGGTAGATTAGGATCTGCGTCATGGTCACATTAAATCTtattataatgacaattaaagcattcaattcaattcttcTACTGAGCTAATTTAGTGATTTAAGATTAGTGAGATAATTTGTGtaagaaaaaacaactaagTAATGTAATATTGTAGCAATTCTTCAAAGTTTCActgtattttgacaaaaaacgtGTATAAACAGTCATTTGTAATGTCAGTGGTTTAATAGACATAGCATAATTTGTACATTGAAAAGACTAGCCCTTTAAGAATGCAATTATTTAATAGGGGACAAGGTCATTGTCTCATAGCAGTGATTCCTGTTGGGGGAAATTATACATTTCACACTGAATTTCTTCAATCTATTGTTCTTTTTATTACAACATCATATATTTGCGGATGATTCACTTGTGATTTTAAGGTTAGTCAAAGTCATAAAAACAAGGGAAGTCATGTAAAATATTAACTTAAGAATTAATGAAATTATGATgactaaaaacagaaatccaTTCTAGGTCAGGGcctcttaaaaaaatgtattgtttgtcATATTACTTGTTCCCTACCTACCAAAGACAATGAACATTTATTCATGGTTAAAAGAACAGACATGGTTGTTCTTTAGAGGAGAGAAAATGTGAATGAAATCCTTGAAATGAACAgctctgcttatcctcacagtgCTACCAAAGGATTGTCATGAAATGCTCATGAGCTCAGCAGGTCACGCCAGCGATGGCGTTTACTTGATCCAGCCCGGAGAATCCCCTATCGTTGTCTACTGTGCCATGCAAGAAGGAGGATGGACTGTAGTGCAGCACATCACCGTAAACAGCAGCATCAGTTTTGACCGAGTATGGACCGACTACAAGATCGGTTTCGGGGATGTCACCGGAGATCACTGGCTTGGCAACGATTATCTTCACCAGTTAAGCAGTGGCCCGGCCCGCTTCAAACTGGGAGTCAAACTAGTGGACCAAGACGCCATCACCAAGATGGGAGAGTACGACCCTTTCATGGTGGAGAGTGAATCATCGGCATATCGGCTGAGGCTGGGCTTGTTCCGGGGCTCGGCCGTGGACGCCCTCACCCAAGACACGGAGAACTACCTGCACGATAACCAAAAGTTCACTACGAAGGACAGAGATAATGATAATTACTTTCAGAACTGTGCCAAGCTGGAGTTTAAGGGAGTGGCCGGCGGGGGTTGGTGGTACGACGCGTGTGCCGGGGCTAATCTGAACCGCAGGAATGTCATCTATTGGCAAAAGGACTGCAATAAGGAGCATCTGTGCAAGTATGCATGGATGATGGTGAAACCATCAGAAAGTTCCAAACAGGTTCATTGCAAGGACTGTAGAAGAGATGAACTATGAGGGAAGTATCAAGCCAATCACCAAACGTTTATGGGaactgaaaacatttttttaaatcttttgaaATCAACAggtttaggctccagcacccccagtagtatagaaaataaatgaacaaggtTTGTATACATTTTAACTTACCCCGTGGCTTTAaaagacaatttaaatcaaatattaGTTCAAAGTTAATATTGGGCAAGacattgacatttatttcaaataaatgcatgtacattttatttaaaaatacaacaacataaCTCTCCGCCcctaaaaaaaaggttcaaaatagaaaacacaactattttagctttctttttactttacgtgACTAAAGTTGTGGTGCACTCATTTTAATTCCTGACttcagtcatttaaaaagaaatgtgttgCCTTTGTCacagtataaaaacaaaactttcaGAAACCCTTACGGATATTGAGAAATATCAACTTTATGGTGATGACTATTTACAAAAGGCATGTCTGCACAGCAACATAAATATGGAGACGTTGAAGCATAAAGTGATAATCGTGTGGAGCAAAGCAGTTTATTTCCGCTAGCACAACTGCctgtccttaaaaaaaaaataaaaaatgaaaaatagcatAGTAATAAGAAGCAAAAATACATATCAGACAAAAACAACTGCTTTCAAAACATCAGAGCTTTACCCTTTCCacctatttttcttttcttttttcaaatgtctttGTTAAAATAGGACCTGTGATATCTAAGGGGAAGAAAATAGAACCAAAAAAAACGAtatatttgcataaaaaagTCCCTTACTGAGCCTGTAAGGAGCCCTAACATTGTAGCACCACTAATTGCTCGATTGTAACAATTAGCATCATATTAGGGTTCCATTTATTCTTTAAGATGAGGCACCTGCTGTCCaataatttcacattttgtgGATTTCAATATTGAATTTTGGGTAATTGGGAAGGACTGAAAACATTTCATATAACATGATCCATCTGAAATACTACATAAATGTCAATTGTTTAACAATTAGAGCAGTATAGACATATTTTGAataatataacaacttttgattatttttcaaattatctTTTAGTAACACAAACATATCGGATAAAGCAATATCTTTGATGAACAGAAATATGACCTCCaattatatacagtacatagtTATTTAATTAGTGGCTGTTTTGCAATGGTTAATTTTCCACAAGGGGATAATGAGATAAAATAGTATGCATCActaggttttttttgtctttgtactttttttccaaatcaaagaAAAATTAATGAGATAAAATCTTGAAAGTTTTATGCCTTTTTTTAGATTTAGGTATAATAGGATTAGTGTGGTTTTAAAAGAATCCACAAAGACCAGTTTTCAGCCCAAAATGATGTCAGTAAATCCTTATTTGAATTCAAGGTGGACGGATTTGAGATGCTTAAAATGGAGGATTAAGattaattaagtttttttttttaaggatttgttTCTACTTTAACATATTAGGAGCAATAAAAGCCAATGgtgtaatttttcttcatttttatactCCATGTAGCCATGGGATATTTAAGTATCTGACTAGTCTACCCACACTTTACTGTCATCTTTTAACCATTTGGCAAATTGGTTCTTTAGCAGCTAGGGAACGAGGCAAGATAATCATTTTTGAAAGCAGATGTTGACAGTGTTAAGATTAAATATGACACCCAAGACTCCCAGGCAACGTGGCCATGCATTTTATAAGCCTTAAAACATCAATAAATTCCCACCTCACAAATGTTCACTTTTTGGATTTCATCCCAAAACTGTTGCACTGTGCTTTAATAGACAGAAGCAATGACCATATTAAAGATAACAGTAGCAAAAATGAAACAATCCTGCTGTCCAGTTGGTAGTGCCAATGGTTTTGATTGGATGGCTCATGCATGATTGATTTATTCATATAAATGGACTTGCTACAATTTGACCCCAAGAATCTACACCCTTGGATTTGGTTCTGCATGGTCACATTTGTCAACTGTTTAAAATAGTTCAAGAAAGTTTCGAGCCAACAATGGGGTTTTGTCCGTACCAGTAGAGTTTCTCCTCAATccgttttttcttccattggcAGAGGAGAAGCATGCGGAAGGTTTTTTGGAAAGTCTTGTTGCAGAGAGCATAGCACATAGGGTTGACGGTACTATTGACGTAGCACAGCCAGTAGCCCAGATGCCACAGGGAGACGGGAATACAGTCCGAGCAGAAGGTAGAAATAAGCACCATGATGTTATATGGCGTCCAGGTCAGAATGAAGGCCAGCAGGATAGCGCTGAGGGTCTGAGCTGCCTTCCTCTCTTTGATCAGCAccatcctcttcctcttggTCATGTGGTTCTTCAACGTGACGTCTTTGGATGCCGCAGAGGCGGCCTGAGTGCTCAAGGACTCCGCCGAAGAAAAGGCCATTTTGGCGTCACCATTTTTGCTCGGGTGTGGCGCAAGAGTGTCTTTGGATTTAAACTTGTACGACACACGTTTGCTACTCCTTTGAGAGTTACTTTGAGAGGGCGTTTGGTAAAAGTTTTCCTCGTCAAAGCTGCTGAGCTGCTCCGTTTCGTCTCCCGCCGGGCTCTTGGCGACCTCGCAAACCTGGTTCCCGAAAGACACTGACCTGTCTTCGTCTTCTGAGGACGGGTAACTGTTATAGGAGGTCATTTGCCCGGCTTTGGACCACTCCTCGTTGGTGGTGGAGGCGCCGGGTTGAGCAGGGTGGTTCCTGCATGAAGACGACCACGAGGCCTCGGCGCAATCCGGGGAGCCGGAGCGTAGTTTGCAGCGAAAACACGATCGGATAATCTGAGGCTTGGTTGCGTCTGGTTGCGCTGACTGGTTGGCTCCTTGAAGCTCTGCTAAATccttagtccttttttcagtttctttATAAATCCGACAGTAGAGGATCGTCATGATTGACACGGGGATATAAAAAGCTGCAATGGCCGTTCCGAAGGTTATAATGGGCTCTGAGAAAAACTGAATCTGGCACTGTCTCTCTGGAACAGTTCTTTTCCCCACAAAGTATTGCCAGCATAGGATAGGTGGCGCCCACAAAACCAGTGACACCAACCAGGCCAAACCAATCATGACACCAGCCCGCCTTGGAGTACGTTTGGCTCTGTAGGTGAGAGGCCTAGTAATAGAAAAGTATCTGTCAAAACTGATTGCCAACAAGTTCATGACTGAGGCGTTACTGGCCACATAGTCCACAGCCAACCACAGGTCACATGACAGATTGCCTAAAGCCCAATAACCCATCAAAATGTAGGAAGTGTACAAGTTCATGGAGAACATGCCGATGATAAGGTCGGCTGCCGCCAGGCTGAGCAAGTAGTAATTGTTTACTGTCTTTAGTTGGCTGTTGACTTTAAAGGAAAGCATCACTAATATGTTCCCTACTATTGTGATCAGGCTGACAATGGCGGACACAGTCGCTATGGTAACCACCTCCCAAAGACTCTGTGTGACTAGTTGGCTGTTCATTGTACTACTATTTATTGTGGCATTTAGAGTATGAGCCGCATCCATGGTGCTGTGTTTAGTTGCAGCCCAATGTCATGTGACACTTTGAATTTGACATTTCCTgtgaggaggagaaaaaaaagataggttATTTAAGGGGAAATTCCTTTTCTAGCCAACAGATGGCCTTAGTTTAAATAGCAGATGCTCGTATGACACATTTGGAATAGCAAAAAGTTTTGTGGCCTGTTAAAGGGAATTGGGTGTGGACGTTATGTTTCTTTCGGAAAATGCAAAGCTGAAATTGCaaattgttttggattttaataACAGTGACATACTGGgtgtggttttttttaaaaaaaaatttaataattaTCTTTGGAAATGTTCAAAAATACAGAGACTGGCTGAAGTAAGCTTTTTAACCAGCAGATAGCAGTCCTGAGCTTTTATAAATGTGCTCCAATGACTAATATATCATTATGAGCAGCAGTAGTACTTGGAATTAATAGTTTGTGCCCCTTCATGACTTACAAAAAGTCACTTTCCCCTTCATGTGCTGATTGAATTTGGGTACATGAATCTAAAATGACTTCAATTTAGCAGTAACATTcttcccccccccaccccccccaaaaaaaatgatgttggtGCATAGAGGCTAACCTTTCCTTCAAACCCTCCGGCTCTCACACATCTGCTACAAATGGGTctc is a window of Stigmatopora nigra isolate UIUO_SnigA chromosome 13, RoL_Snig_1.1, whole genome shotgun sequence DNA encoding:
- the LOC144205915 gene encoding fibrinogen-like protein 1-like protein isoform X2, with product MILKVWPLLLFLSAYGVKMEHLQAENLHMLPPDQHNVVINQGMRVLPKDCHEMLMSSAGHASDGVYLIQPGESPIVVYCAMQEGGWTVVQHITVNSSISFDRVWTDYKIGFGDVTGDHWLGNDYLHQLSSGPARFKLGVKLVDQDAITKMGEYDPFMVESESSAYRLRLGLFRGSAVDALTQDTENYLHDNQKFTTKDRDNDNYFQNCAKLEFKGVAGGGWWYDACAGANLNRRNVIYWQKDCNKEHLCKYAWMMVKPSESSKQVHCKDCRRDEL
- the chrm5a gene encoding muscarinic acetylcholine receptor M5a, whose product is MDAAHTLNATINSSTMNSQLVTQSLWEVVTIATVSAIVSLITIVGNILVMLSFKVNSQLKTVNNYYLLSLAAADLIIGMFSMNLYTSYILMGYWALGNLSCDLWLAVDYVASNASVMNLLAISFDRYFSITRPLTYRAKRTPRRAGVMIGLAWLVSLVLWAPPILCWQYFVGKRTVPERQCQIQFFSEPIITFGTAIAAFYIPVSIMTILYCRIYKETEKRTKDLAELQGANQSAQPDATKPQIIRSCFRCKLRSGSPDCAEASWSSSCRNHPAQPGASTTNEEWSKAGQMTSYNSYPSSEDEDRSVSFGNQVCEVAKSPAGDETEQLSSFDEENFYQTPSQSNSQRSSKRVSYKFKSKDTLAPHPSKNGDAKMAFSSAESLSTQAASAASKDVTLKNHMTKRKRMVLIKERKAAQTLSAILLAFILTWTPYNIMVLISTFCSDCIPVSLWHLGYWLCYVNSTVNPMCYALCNKTFQKTFRMLLLCQWKKKRIEEKLYWYGQNPIVGSKLS